In Bordetella holmesii ATCC 51541, the following proteins share a genomic window:
- the lipA gene encoding lipoyl synthase translates to MSTPLDASQSSNDTSTSAVSAYDPTQKQKSQAKTARIPIKIVPAERLKKPEWIRVRAAAPGSRFYDIKRILREHNLHTVCEEASCPNIGECFGKGTATFMIMGDKCTRRCPFCDVGHGRPDPLDAQEPENLARTIAALKLSYVVITSVDRDDLRDGGAAHFVECITRIRDLSPSTRIEVLVPDFRGRLDRALGILNAGPPDVMNHNLETVPRLYKQARPGSDYMHSLKLLADFKLLHPDVPTKSGLMLGLGETDEEILDVMRDMRAHNVDMITIGQYLQPSEHHLPVLRYVHPDTFAMFEREAYAMGFSHAAVGAMVRSSYHADEQAHAAGVN, encoded by the coding sequence ATGTCCACGCCGCTTGATGCCAGTCAGTCCTCGAACGACACCAGCACCTCCGCTGTGTCTGCCTACGATCCTACGCAAAAGCAGAAATCGCAGGCCAAGACGGCTCGCATCCCCATCAAGATCGTCCCTGCCGAACGTCTGAAGAAGCCCGAATGGATCCGCGTGCGCGCCGCCGCGCCGGGCTCCCGGTTCTACGACATCAAGCGCATCCTGCGTGAGCACAATCTGCACACCGTCTGCGAAGAAGCTTCCTGCCCCAACATAGGCGAGTGCTTCGGCAAGGGTACGGCCACCTTCATGATCATGGGTGACAAGTGCACGCGGCGCTGCCCCTTCTGTGATGTGGGCCATGGCCGCCCCGACCCCCTCGATGCGCAAGAGCCTGAAAATCTCGCTCGGACCATCGCGGCGCTCAAGCTTTCGTATGTGGTCATCACCTCGGTGGATCGCGATGATCTACGTGACGGCGGTGCGGCGCATTTTGTCGAATGCATCACTAGAATTCGTGATCTCTCGCCCTCCACCCGCATCGAGGTGCTGGTGCCGGACTTCCGCGGCCGCTTGGATCGCGCGCTGGGCATCCTGAATGCCGGTCCTCCGGACGTGATGAATCACAACCTCGAGACCGTGCCGCGTCTGTACAAGCAGGCCCGGCCGGGTTCGGATTATATGCACTCGCTCAAGCTGCTCGCTGATTTCAAGCTCCTGCATCCGGATGTGCCCACCAAATCCGGCCTGATGCTGGGTCTGGGCGAAACCGACGAAGAAATTCTTGATGTCATGCGTGACATGCGGGCGCATAACGTGGACATGATCACCATCGGACAGTATTTGCAGCCGTCCGAGCATCATCTCCCGGTGCTGCGTTATGTGCATCCCGATACGTTCGCCATGTTCGAGCGCGAGGCCTACGCCATGGGCTTTA